One region of Anas acuta unplaced genomic scaffold, bAnaAcu1.1 SCAFFOLD_114, whole genome shotgun sequence genomic DNA includes:
- the LOC137849011 gene encoding cysteine protease ATG4A-like, producing the protein MLRCGQMMLAQALICRHLGRDWQWEKHKKQPEEYHRILRCFLDRKACCYSIHQMAQVGVGEGKSIGEWFGPNTVAQVLKKLALFDEWNSLAVYVSMGNTVVIEDIKKMCRSPPQSSSASHSSAHLHRSALGRSKNAGGLCTGWKPLLLIIPLRLGINHINPVYIDAFEECFKMPQSLGALGGKPNNAYYFIGFLGNELIYLDPHTTQSFVDSEENGPVDDESFHCQEAPHRMKIMNLDPSVALGFFCKEECDFDNWCSLVQKEILKQQSLRMLELVQKHPPHWPPFIPPTKPEVTTTGAELIESTDKLFELEEEFEILSV; encoded by the exons ATGCTGCGATGCGGGCAGATGATGCTGGCCCAAGCACTGATCTGCAGACACTTAGGGAGAG attggcaatgggaaaaacacaaaaaacaaccagaagaatatcacagaatcctACGATGCTTTCTCGACAGGAAGGCTTGCTGTTATTCAATCCACCAGATGG CACAGGTGGGTGTTGGAGAGGGGAAGTCAATTGGAGAATGGTTTGGACCAAATACAGTTGCTCAAGTACTAAA GAAGCTTGCTTTATTTGATGAATGGAATTCATTAGCAGTTTATGTATCTATGGGCAATACGGTGGTCATTGAAGACATCA AAAAAATGTGCCGGTCCcctcctcagagcagcagcgcGTCCCACAGCAGTGCACATTTGCACAGAAGTGCTCTTGGCCGAAGCAAGAACGCAGGAGGACTCTGCACAGGCTGGAAACCCCTCTTGCTTATTATACCTCTACGACTAGGGATAAATCACATAAATCCCGTATATATTGATGCATTTGAA GAATGCTTTAAGATGCCACAGTCTTTGGGAGCATTAGGAGGGAAACCAAATAATGCCTATTATTTCATAGGATTTTtag GCAATGAGCTGATCTATCTGGACCCTCACACCACTCAAAGCTTTGtagattcagaagaaaatggccCGGTTGACGATGAGAGTTTCCACTGCCAGGAAGCCCCACATAGAATGAAGATCATGAATTTGGACCCTTCAGTAGCTTTA ggCTTCTTTTGCAAAGAAGAATGTGATTTTGATAACTGGTGTAGTCTTGTACAAAAG GAGATTCTAAAGCAGCAGAGTCTACGGATGTTGGAGCTGGTCCAGAAGCACCCGCCACACTGGCCTCCTTTCATACCtccaacaaaaccagaagtgacAACCACAGGAGCAG AACTCATTGAATCTACTGACAAGCTATTTGAATtggaagaagaatttgaaatCCTGAGTGTGTGA